Proteins found in one Herbiconiux sp. A18JL235 genomic segment:
- a CDS encoding NTP transferase domain-containing protein, producing MTTQVVILAAGMGSRLGRALPKPLTELSDGRTIMGQQFDNIRHTFGSAARVSIVVGYKLEHIIEAFPSASFVYNEEYDQTNTSKSLLRALLASPAGGVLWMNGDVVFDPSVLDRAVPFIARDQSFVTVNTAKVSDEEVKYTTTAEGYIDELSKTVVGGLGEAVGINYISSRDKAAFVRQLQRVGDQDYFERGLELAIARDGVLVEPMDISDLYAVEVDFAEDLDRANLYV from the coding sequence GTGACCACCCAGGTCGTCATTCTCGCCGCAGGCATGGGAAGCCGACTCGGTCGCGCCCTCCCGAAGCCCCTCACCGAGCTGAGCGACGGCCGCACCATCATGGGCCAGCAGTTCGACAACATCCGTCACACCTTCGGGTCCGCGGCCCGCGTGAGCATCGTCGTCGGTTACAAGCTCGAGCACATCATCGAGGCTTTCCCCTCGGCCTCCTTCGTCTACAACGAGGAGTACGACCAGACCAACACCTCGAAGAGCCTGCTGCGCGCCCTGCTCGCCTCCCCCGCCGGAGGTGTGCTGTGGATGAACGGAGACGTCGTCTTCGACCCGAGCGTTCTCGACCGGGCAGTTCCCTTCATCGCACGAGACCAGTCGTTCGTGACGGTGAACACCGCCAAGGTCAGCGACGAAGAGGTGAAGTACACCACCACGGCCGAGGGCTACATCGACGAGCTGTCGAAGACGGTCGTCGGGGGTCTCGGCGAGGCCGTGGGAATCAACTACATCTCGAGCCGCGACAAGGCCGCCTTCGTGCGCCAGCTGCAGCGGGTCGGAGACCAGGATTACTTCGAGCGCGGCCTCGAGCTCGCCATCGCCCGCGACGGCGTGCTCGTCGAGCCGATGGACATCTCCGACCTCTACGCCGTCGAGGTCGACTTCGCCGAAGACCTCGACCGCGCGAACCTCTACGTCTGA
- a CDS encoding ATP-binding cassette domain-containing protein produces MSSESDTPDVGTTDSGRAPAPRRAPAKAASGARQPAKRPAASKPRATPAKTAAAKKAVPAADDGALEETAPAASAAKPVSPKRPAAPRKPSGARPADGTAAASRTPRTPRTPARPRTVAAPPPSVVRDLDPNDIGLAISGLTKKFGSTTAVAGVDIDVPVGSFYGIVGPNGAGKTTTLSMVTGLLRPDGGSITVLGHDVWRDPAAAKRLIGVLPDRLRLFDRLTGRQLLHYSGSLRGLDSATVRQRSDDLAAAFGLEDALGRLVADYSAGMTKKIALASSMIHSPRLLVLDEPFESVDPVSAANVIEILEKYVSGGGTVVLSSHSMDMIQRTCDRVAIIVEGRVLAKGTVDEVREGGTLEQRFLDLAGGRKSAEGMEWLLSSSD; encoded by the coding sequence GTGAGCTCAGAGTCAGACACTCCAGACGTCGGCACCACCGACTCCGGACGTGCTCCCGCCCCGCGCCGAGCTCCCGCCAAGGCGGCGTCGGGCGCCCGCCAGCCGGCGAAGCGGCCCGCTGCCTCGAAGCCCCGTGCGACCCCGGCCAAGACGGCAGCCGCGAAGAAAGCAGTCCCAGCTGCTGACGACGGTGCCCTCGAAGAAACGGCCCCTGCGGCTTCAGCCGCGAAGCCCGTCTCGCCCAAGCGCCCCGCCGCACCGCGCAAGCCCTCTGGGGCGCGCCCCGCCGACGGAACGGCCGCCGCATCGCGCACCCCCCGCACGCCGCGCACGCCGGCCCGTCCCCGCACCGTCGCCGCGCCGCCGCCCTCGGTGGTGCGCGATCTCGACCCGAACGACATCGGCCTCGCCATCTCCGGCCTCACCAAGAAGTTCGGCAGCACCACAGCGGTCGCGGGTGTCGACATCGACGTGCCCGTCGGCTCGTTCTACGGCATCGTGGGCCCGAACGGTGCAGGCAAGACCACGACGCTCTCGATGGTCACGGGCCTGCTGCGACCCGACGGCGGCAGCATCACGGTGCTCGGTCACGACGTCTGGCGCGACCCGGCCGCGGCGAAGCGGCTCATCGGCGTGCTGCCCGACCGCCTGCGGCTGTTCGACCGGCTCACCGGCCGGCAGCTGCTGCACTACTCCGGCTCCCTCCGCGGTCTCGACTCCGCCACCGTGCGGCAGCGCAGCGACGACCTCGCCGCGGCCTTCGGTCTCGAAGATGCGCTCGGCCGCCTGGTCGCCGACTACTCGGCGGGCATGACGAAGAAGATCGCGCTCGCCTCCTCGATGATCCACTCGCCGCGCCTGCTCGTGCTCGACGAACCGTTCGAGTCGGTCGACCCGGTCTCGGCGGCCAACGTCATCGAGATCCTCGAGAAGTACGTCTCGGGGGGTGGCACCGTCGTGCTCTCCAGTCACAGCATGGACATGATCCAGCGCACCTGCGACCGTGTCGCCATCATCGTCGAAGGGCGTGTGCTCGCCAAGGGCACGGTCGACGAGGTGCGCGAGGGCGGTACCCTCGAGCAGCGGTTCCTCGACCTCGCGGGCGGGCGCAAGAGCGCGGAAGGCATGGAATGGTTGCTGAGTTCCTCCGACTGA
- a CDS encoding ABC transporter permease — protein MVAEFLRLKFRLIGNAGRRTTPQLIGLIVGVAYAVIMAVLLVLVLAGLRDAEPEFARNVVVIGGSVVVAGFLLVPVVFSIRDSMDPRSFSLLGLTDSKIATALAVVAFVSVPSLVVTVASFATVATWSRSPGLAVLALVSAIVGAFTCVLGARLSVSLAAFAFATRRAREIGAATGVFAIILIVPAIVLLALTGWGDDGRGFFSSLSSVLGWTPLGAVWAVPADAANGQWVFAVLKLLIALATAALIWLAWKGLVAVMTVTPGRSVEVREHSGLGWFGRTPTTPTGAIAARLLTYWARDPRYYAQLVIVPVVPVVAIIVFVFVGVPIEYTALLPVPVMCMFLGWVVHNDVAFDNTAIWLHVAAGRLGVADRIGRMVPIVFIAIPLIGIGSFLSVFFANELDALPAVLGTSTCLVLVGLGLGSVFSARFPYAATRPGDGAFTQPQSAGAAWVLSPGFSLLGTVLLSTPAIVYGVLGVFVNREYYWLSLWWGIGVGVVVLVAGVAIGARVFNRRGPEILAAAQRN, from the coding sequence ATGGTTGCTGAGTTCCTCCGACTGAAGTTCCGCCTGATCGGCAACGCGGGCAGACGCACCACCCCTCAGCTCATCGGCCTCATCGTCGGCGTCGCCTACGCCGTCATCATGGCGGTGCTGCTCGTGCTGGTGCTGGCGGGCCTCCGCGACGCCGAGCCCGAATTCGCCCGCAACGTCGTCGTCATCGGCGGCTCCGTCGTGGTGGCGGGCTTCCTGCTCGTCCCCGTCGTGTTCTCCATCCGCGACTCGATGGATCCGCGATCGTTCAGCCTGCTCGGCCTCACTGACTCGAAGATCGCCACAGCCCTCGCCGTGGTGGCCTTCGTGAGTGTCCCCTCCCTCGTCGTCACCGTCGCGAGCTTCGCCACCGTCGCGACCTGGTCGCGATCACCCGGCCTCGCCGTTCTCGCTCTGGTCTCAGCGATCGTCGGCGCCTTCACCTGCGTGCTCGGCGCCCGGCTGAGCGTCTCGCTGGCCGCGTTCGCCTTCGCGACGCGGCGGGCGAGAGAGATCGGTGCGGCGACAGGGGTCTTCGCGATCATCCTCATCGTCCCCGCCATCGTGCTGCTCGCCCTCACCGGGTGGGGCGACGACGGACGCGGCTTCTTCTCCTCCCTCTCCTCGGTGCTCGGCTGGACGCCGCTCGGCGCGGTCTGGGCGGTTCCCGCAGACGCCGCGAACGGCCAGTGGGTGTTCGCCGTGCTCAAGCTGCTCATCGCCCTCGCCACTGCAGCCCTCATCTGGCTGGCCTGGAAGGGCCTCGTCGCCGTCATGACGGTGACGCCCGGGCGGAGCGTCGAGGTGCGCGAGCACAGCGGCCTCGGCTGGTTCGGGCGCACCCCGACGACGCCCACCGGTGCCATCGCCGCGCGGCTGCTCACCTACTGGGCGCGCGATCCGCGGTACTACGCCCAGCTGGTGATCGTGCCGGTGGTTCCGGTGGTGGCCATCATCGTCTTCGTCTTCGTCGGCGTGCCCATCGAGTACACGGCACTGCTTCCCGTGCCCGTCATGTGCATGTTCCTCGGCTGGGTGGTGCACAACGACGTCGCCTTCGACAACACGGCGATCTGGCTGCACGTCGCCGCCGGCCGGCTCGGGGTCGCCGACCGCATCGGTCGCATGGTGCCCATCGTGTTCATCGCCATCCCGCTCATCGGCATCGGCTCGTTCCTCAGCGTGTTCTTCGCCAACGAGCTCGACGCGCTCCCCGCCGTGCTCGGCACGAGCACCTGCCTGGTGCTCGTGGGCCTCGGACTCGGCAGCGTGTTCTCGGCGCGTTTCCCCTACGCCGCGACCCGGCCGGGCGACGGGGCGTTCACCCAGCCCCAGTCGGCGGGGGCGGCCTGGGTGCTCTCACCCGGTTTCTCGCTGCTCGGCACGGTGCTGCTGTCGACGCCCGCGATCGTCTACGGCGTGCTCGGCGTGTTCGTCAACCGCGAGTACTACTGGCTGTCGTTGTGGTGGGGCATCGGCGTCGGCGTCGTCGTGCTGGTGGCCGGGGTGGCGATCGGCGCCCGTGTCTTCAACCGCCGCGGCCCCGAGATCCTCGCTGCCGCCCAGCGCAACTGA
- a CDS encoding DUF3039 domain-containing protein has protein sequence MAHIPSARVSEPGGLPDGGGGTTTLDRELEELLNTENIDPGDHERFSHYVEKDKILESALTGKPVKALCGKKWTPGRDPDKFPICPTCKEIYERLLDDE, from the coding sequence ATGGCACACATCCCCTCCGCTCGAGTCTCCGAGCCGGGCGGCCTCCCCGACGGCGGTGGTGGCACCACGACGCTCGACCGTGAGCTCGAAGAGCTGCTCAACACCGAGAACATCGATCCGGGCGACCACGAGCGCTTCTCGCACTACGTCGAGAAAGACAAGATCCTCGAGTCGGCTCTCACCGGCAAGCCGGTCAAGGCCCTCTGCGGCAAGAAGTGGACGCCGGGGCGTGACCCCGACAAGTTCCCCATCTGCCCCACCTGCAAAGAGATCTACGAACGGCTGCTCGACGACGAGTGA
- a CDS encoding nicotinate phosphoribosyltransferase: protein MDTSTALLTDRYELTMIDAALQAGTHDRESVFEAFGRKLPGGRRYGVVAGTGRLLELVERFRFGDTELDFLREHAVVSSAALDWLADYRFGGTIRGYREGEAYFPDSPILIVEAGFAEGVVLETLVLSVLNYDSSVAGAAARMVQAAGGRPLAEMGSRRTGERSAVAAARAAYIAGFGATSNLEAGRSWGVPTMGTAAHAFTMLHDSEEQAFRAQVAALGASTTLLVDTYDVAAGVETAVKVAGSGLGAVRLDSGDLLTLVGEVRRQLDSLGNRATKITVTNDLDEYAIAALAATPVDSYGVGTSLVTGSGHPAAGMVYKLVARRGDDGRWVQVAKRSADKATHGGRKDAVRVLDASGTAVSETVLVGEPTGPMPEGRRLVVPLMVDGVADASMTGPSGVQAARAHRELSLGELPREAFRLTAGDPALPTVFVDHSSSSSRS from the coding sequence GTGGACACGTCGACGGCACTCCTCACCGACCGGTACGAGCTCACCATGATCGATGCGGCGCTCCAGGCGGGCACGCACGATCGGGAGAGCGTGTTCGAGGCCTTCGGGCGGAAGCTGCCGGGGGGCAGGCGCTACGGCGTGGTCGCCGGAACCGGGCGGCTGCTCGAGCTGGTCGAGCGGTTCCGCTTCGGAGACACCGAGCTCGACTTCCTGCGCGAGCACGCCGTGGTGAGCTCCGCCGCCCTCGACTGGCTCGCCGACTACCGTTTCGGCGGAACCATCCGGGGGTACCGGGAGGGCGAGGCCTATTTCCCCGACTCGCCCATCCTCATCGTAGAGGCAGGCTTCGCCGAGGGCGTCGTGCTCGAGACGCTCGTCCTCAGCGTGCTGAACTACGACTCGTCGGTGGCCGGTGCCGCCGCGCGCATGGTCCAGGCGGCCGGCGGCCGTCCGCTCGCGGAGATGGGGTCGCGGCGCACCGGAGAGCGTTCGGCCGTCGCTGCCGCGCGCGCCGCCTACATCGCGGGCTTCGGGGCCACCTCGAACCTCGAGGCCGGCCGCAGCTGGGGCGTTCCGACGATGGGTACGGCGGCCCATGCCTTCACGATGCTGCACGACAGCGAGGAGCAGGCCTTCCGGGCGCAGGTCGCCGCGCTCGGCGCTTCGACCACGCTGCTCGTCGACACCTATGACGTGGCGGCCGGTGTGGAGACCGCGGTGAAGGTGGCGGGCTCCGGGCTCGGTGCCGTTCGCCTCGACTCCGGAGACCTGCTCACGCTGGTCGGTGAGGTGCGCCGGCAGCTCGACTCGCTCGGCAACCGAGCGACGAAGATCACGGTCACCAACGACCTCGACGAGTACGCGATCGCGGCATTGGCCGCCACCCCGGTCGACTCCTACGGCGTCGGCACCTCGCTGGTGACCGGCTCCGGGCATCCGGCAGCGGGCATGGTCTACAAGCTGGTGGCACGCCGCGGCGACGACGGGCGGTGGGTTCAGGTGGCGAAGCGCTCGGCCGACAAGGCGACCCACGGCGGACGCAAGGATGCCGTGCGGGTGCTCGACGCATCCGGAACCGCGGTGTCGGAGACCGTGCTCGTCGGTGAGCCCACCGGGCCGATGCCCGAGGGCAGGCGACTCGTCGTGCCTCTCATGGTCGACGGCGTCGCCGACGCGAGCATGACCGGGCCCTCAGGCGTGCAGGCCGCGCGGGCGCACCGTGAGCTGTCGCTCGGCGAGCTCCCCCGCGAGGCCTTCCGCCTCACTGCGGGAGACCCGGCGCTGCCGACCGTCTTCGTCGATCACTCGTCGTCGAGCAGCCGTTCGTAG